A single window of Gossypium hirsutum isolate 1008001.06 chromosome A10, Gossypium_hirsutum_v2.1, whole genome shotgun sequence DNA harbors:
- the LOC107896182 gene encoding transcription factor bHLH123, translating to MSLSNKLAIPHFESDIQNLQNGRKRPSIEFHQEQTPLNPTIALNEWNKNKRQKVSSFQQQQSAQQNIETEPGISDFRLNTPVRRSQKLSDKITALQKLVSPYGKADIAPVLEEASLYIKLLHQHIQNLFQMPRRSYNSLGAIHPPQETEKKEDLRSRGLCLVPISFAQKVTKEEKTIDSNSISRTNSHP from the exons ATGTCACTCAGCAACAAGCTAGCAATTCCACACTTTGAATCG GACATTCAAAACTTGCAAAATGGACGAAAACGTCCTTCAATTGAGTTTCACCAAGAGCAAACGCCATTAAATCCAACTATTGCTTTGAATGAGTGGAATAAGAACAAGAGACAAAAGGTGTCTTCCTTTCAACAACAACAATCTGCTCAACAAAACATTGAAACAGAACCAGGAATCAGTGATTTCAGG TTGAATACGCCAGTGAGGAGAAGCCAAAAGCTAAGTGACAAAATCACAGCTCTTCAAAAGTTAGTTTCCCCCTATGGAAAG GCTGATATAGCTCCAGTCCTTGAAGAGGCTTCTCTTTATATCAAACTTCTACATCAACATATTCAG AATTTGTTTCAAATGCCGAGGAGATCATACAACAGTCTTGGAGCTATTCACCCCCCACAG GAAACTGAAAAGAAGGAAGATTTAAGAAGTAGAGGACTTTGCTTGGTTCCAATTTCCTTTGCCCAAAAAGTTACAAAGGAAGAGAAGACTATTGATAGTAATTCTATATCAAGAACAAATAGTCATCCATAG